From Acidothermus cellulolyticus 11B, a single genomic window includes:
- a CDS encoding DUF4032 domain-containing protein, producing MRMQFASTTDPAELLSLPWSLPLEQWPADRLVTLPRGISRHVVRFVRVSGTVYAIKELPKQTAEREYRMLRELAKREVPVVKARGVVFDRTTDDGRPLDAALVTKHLRFSLPYRALFSRRLEPELTSKLLDALAQLLVRLHLAGFAWKDCSLSNTLFRRDAGALAAYLVDAETGELHDQLSDGQRAQDLEIASVNIAGELYDLEAGGLLDEAIDPAEVADDIVRRYEMLWNELTREEILGPDELWRIEQRLQRLSELGFDATEIQIVDDPKGRRVKFQTQVVEAGHHQRRLYQLTGLRVEENQARRLLQDLDTFRATAVMPGVDVDEETVARHWLTDVFEPVIEQIPPELRGKLEPAEIFHEVLEHRWFMSEAAGHDIGMDAATRSYIENVLRFRPDEQAVLGTPAEEFAESLKGRSP from the coding sequence ATGCGCATGCAGTTCGCGTCAACGACCGATCCAGCCGAATTGCTCTCCCTGCCGTGGTCGTTGCCCCTCGAGCAGTGGCCGGCGGACCGGCTCGTCACGCTTCCCCGAGGCATCTCCCGCCACGTCGTCCGCTTCGTCCGGGTCAGCGGAACCGTTTATGCGATCAAGGAACTGCCCAAACAGACAGCCGAACGCGAGTACCGGATGCTCCGCGAGCTGGCCAAACGGGAAGTCCCGGTGGTGAAAGCGCGCGGCGTCGTCTTTGACCGAACCACCGACGACGGCCGGCCGCTCGACGCCGCCCTGGTCACCAAGCATCTGCGGTTCTCCCTGCCGTATCGGGCACTCTTCAGTCGGCGGCTGGAACCCGAGTTGACCAGCAAGCTTCTCGACGCGCTGGCCCAGCTCCTCGTCCGCCTCCACCTCGCTGGTTTTGCCTGGAAAGACTGCTCGTTGTCCAACACGCTGTTCCGACGGGACGCCGGTGCGCTGGCCGCCTACCTCGTGGACGCAGAAACCGGGGAGCTTCACGACCAACTGAGCGACGGCCAGCGTGCGCAAGACCTCGAGATCGCCTCGGTGAACATCGCCGGTGAACTGTACGACTTGGAGGCCGGCGGCCTGCTCGACGAAGCGATCGATCCCGCGGAGGTGGCCGATGACATCGTGCGGCGCTACGAAATGCTCTGGAATGAGCTGACCCGGGAGGAAATTCTCGGCCCCGACGAATTGTGGCGCATCGAGCAGCGGCTTCAGCGGCTCTCCGAGCTCGGTTTTGACGCCACCGAGATTCAAATCGTCGACGATCCGAAAGGCCGCCGCGTGAAATTCCAGACGCAGGTCGTCGAAGCCGGTCATCATCAACGGCGGCTTTACCAGCTCACCGGCCTGCGCGTCGAGGAGAATCAGGCGCGGCGGCTTCTCCAGGACCTCGATACGTTCCGTGCCACCGCCGTCATGCCCGGTGTCGACGTCGACGAGGAGACCGTCGCCCGCCATTGGCTCACCGACGTCTTTGAACCAGTCATCGAACAGATTCCGCCCGAACTGCGCGGAAAACTGGAACCAGCGGAGATTTTCCACGAAGTCCTCGAACACCGCTGGTTCATGTCCGAAGCCGCGGGTCACGACATCGGCATGGACGCCGCGACCCGCTCGTACATTGAAAATGTCCTGCGGTTCCGACCCGATGAGCAGGCCGTTCTCGGCACGCCGGCGGAAGAATTCGCCGAATCCCTCAAGGGGCGGTCACCCTGA
- a CDS encoding IspD/TarI family cytidylyltransferase, whose protein sequence is MAAPGRTDISPVHPIGGVPMIVGVVRALIEVLTGPCVVVTDSHVDDVPAVLGAHLPAAPGLRVVSVAAADRKAMIAHGLAVLETDVVAVQDANRPLVPAEVITRVVEAVRSGADAAVPVVPVTDTVKQVDEHGRVVATLPREQLREIQGPRAFRRDVLLAVLRGSDDLAGPAAEVAALRRSGGKVQAVGGAAEAFAVRHAVDVIRAEALLAERRTPSPNQARDAGWPAGGLRGVR, encoded by the coding sequence GTGGCGGCGCCCGGTCGTACCGACATCTCGCCGGTGCATCCCATCGGCGGCGTTCCCATGATCGTGGGTGTCGTGCGTGCGCTCATCGAGGTGCTCACTGGTCCGTGCGTCGTCGTCACCGACTCCCACGTGGACGACGTACCTGCCGTGCTCGGTGCGCATCTGCCTGCCGCGCCGGGCCTGCGGGTCGTTTCGGTTGCGGCGGCGGATCGCAAGGCGATGATTGCCCACGGGTTAGCCGTCCTCGAAACCGATGTCGTCGCGGTGCAGGATGCCAACCGCCCTCTCGTTCCGGCCGAGGTCATCACCCGGGTTGTCGAAGCGGTCCGGAGCGGGGCGGATGCAGCCGTTCCCGTTGTCCCCGTGACCGATACCGTCAAGCAGGTTGACGAGCATGGGCGGGTCGTTGCCACCCTGCCTCGGGAGCAGCTCCGAGAAATCCAAGGACCCCGCGCGTTCCGCCGGGACGTCCTGCTCGCCGTGCTGCGCGGCTCCGACGACCTCGCCGGGCCGGCGGCGGAGGTTGCCGCTCTTCGGCGCAGCGGCGGGAAAGTCCAGGCTGTCGGCGGTGCAGCCGAGGCGTTCGCGGTTCGGCACGCCGTGGATGTCATCCGGGCCGAGGCCCTCCTGGCCGAGCGCCGCACGCCGTCGCCGAACCAGGCGCGGGACGCCGGGTGGCCCGCCGGCGGCCTGCGAGGTGTGCGATGA
- the rlmB gene encoding 23S rRNA (guanosine(2251)-2'-O)-methyltransferase RlmB, whose product MRSEDTLIGGRNPAVEALRSGVPVRRVLLADGIDSDRRVQEIRERCEHDGIEIRVVARRELDRLTGTGHQGVVVVVPPFTYADEREIVDRAFERAPHLLLAVDGVTDPRNLGAIVRSAAAFGASGVLLPKRRAAGVTPAVWKASAGALARMPLARVTNMARVLVALAERNVTVVGLSADGDTTIQQAADDAGGGPVALVVGAEGRGLSRLVREKCTVVASIPMTGTVESLNVSVATGIALFVLSQRLSG is encoded by the coding sequence ATGCGCAGCGAGGACACGCTGATCGGCGGCCGTAATCCTGCCGTGGAAGCGCTGCGATCCGGTGTGCCGGTTCGGCGGGTGCTGCTTGCGGATGGGATCGATTCGGATCGACGGGTCCAGGAGATCCGCGAACGGTGCGAACACGACGGCATCGAGATCCGGGTCGTCGCCCGCCGGGAACTGGACCGGCTGACTGGTACCGGGCACCAGGGTGTCGTGGTCGTCGTCCCGCCGTTCACTTATGCCGATGAGCGCGAGATCGTAGACCGCGCGTTCGAGCGCGCACCGCACCTTCTTCTTGCTGTCGATGGCGTGACGGATCCACGAAATCTTGGCGCCATCGTGCGCAGTGCGGCGGCGTTTGGCGCCAGTGGGGTGCTGCTGCCGAAGCGGAGGGCCGCTGGCGTCACGCCCGCGGTGTGGAAGGCGTCGGCGGGCGCCTTGGCCCGCATGCCGCTGGCGCGGGTGACGAATATGGCCCGCGTGCTCGTCGCGTTGGCTGAGCGGAATGTCACCGTCGTCGGACTGTCAGCTGACGGCGACACGACCATTCAGCAGGCGGCTGACGACGCCGGTGGCGGGCCGGTCGCTCTTGTCGTTGGCGCGGAAGGGAGGGGATTGTCCCGGCTCGTGCGGGAGAAGTGCACGGTCGTCGCATCGATTCCGATGACCGGGACCGTCGAGTCGTTGAACGTTTCGGTGGCGACGGGAATTGCCCTGTTCGTGCTCTCCCAGCGGCTGTCAGGGTGA
- a CDS encoding phosphoglyceromutase, translating to MRDGQPGALILLRHGESEWNATNQFTGWVDVDLSPKGEQEAAAAGRMLAERAERPDIVHTSVLRRAIRTANIALDAAGWSWLPVRRSWRLNERHYGALQGKDKKATLQAFGEEQFMLWRRSYDVPPPPIADDDPYAQTGDPRYAELPAELLPKTECLKDVVVRLLPYWYDAIVPDLLAGKDVLVVAHGNSLRALVKHLDQMSDADVVGLNIPTGIPLVYRFDATLRPQVRGGEYLDPEAAAAAAAAVANQGR from the coding sequence ATGCGTGATGGACAACCCGGAGCCCTCATCTTGTTGCGGCATGGCGAAAGCGAGTGGAACGCCACCAATCAGTTCACCGGTTGGGTCGACGTCGACCTGTCGCCGAAGGGAGAGCAGGAGGCTGCGGCGGCCGGCCGGATGTTGGCTGAGCGCGCCGAGCGCCCCGACATCGTTCACACCTCGGTGTTGCGCCGCGCCATCCGGACGGCGAATATCGCCTTGGACGCCGCCGGCTGGTCGTGGCTGCCGGTTCGCCGGAGTTGGCGGCTGAACGAGCGGCACTATGGCGCGCTGCAGGGCAAGGACAAAAAAGCCACCCTGCAGGCTTTCGGCGAGGAGCAATTCATGCTCTGGCGGCGGTCCTACGACGTGCCGCCGCCGCCGATCGCGGACGACGATCCGTACGCGCAGACCGGGGATCCCCGCTATGCCGAGCTGCCGGCCGAATTGTTACCGAAGACCGAGTGCCTCAAGGACGTCGTTGTGCGGCTCCTGCCGTACTGGTATGACGCCATCGTGCCGGATCTGCTCGCCGGCAAGGACGTCCTCGTCGTGGCTCACGGGAATTCGTTGCGGGCGCTGGTCAAACACCTCGACCAGATGTCGGACGCCGACGTCGTCGGACTGAACATTCCCACCGGCATTCCGCTCGTGTACCGCTTTGACGCAACGCTGCGTCCGCAGGTCCGCGGCGGGGAATACCTCGATCCCGAAGCGGCGGCGGCCGCGGCAGCGGCCGTCGCCAATCAAGGCCGATAG
- the ispF gene encoding 2-C-methyl-D-erythritol 2,4-cyclodiphosphate synthase: protein MTAALLPRVGIGVDVHPFSPDRPLWLAGLHWPGEPGLAGHSDADVVIHALCNALLSAAGLGDLGTQFGTAEPEWRDAAGTRLLTETVRLVRDAGYAVGNAAVQLLGERPKLRERRTEAEQLLTETVGAPIALSAATTDGLGFLGRRDGLAAVATALVFPAR, encoded by the coding sequence ATGACCGCCGCGCTGCTGCCCCGGGTCGGCATCGGGGTTGACGTTCACCCGTTCAGCCCGGACCGTCCGCTCTGGTTGGCCGGGTTGCACTGGCCCGGCGAGCCGGGACTGGCCGGGCACTCCGATGCGGACGTCGTGATCCACGCACTCTGCAATGCGCTGCTCTCCGCCGCTGGCCTGGGGGATCTCGGCACGCAGTTCGGTACCGCGGAACCGGAGTGGCGGGACGCCGCGGGCACCCGGCTGCTCACCGAGACCGTGCGGTTAGTACGGGACGCCGGCTACGCCGTCGGGAACGCCGCGGTGCAGCTGCTCGGCGAGAGGCCGAAGCTGCGGGAGCGGCGCACCGAGGCGGAACAGCTGCTCACCGAGACGGTCGGTGCACCGATCGCCCTCTCGGCCGCCACCACGGACGGCCTCGGCTTTCTCGGCCGCCGCGACGGGCTGGCCGCTGTCGCGACGGCACTAGTGTTCCCGGCCCGGTAA
- the mshA gene encoding D-inositol-3-phosphate glycosyltransferase: protein MPRWLSAPEHARHRTVAASAGAPWTPRRVAMIAVHTSPLEIPGCGDAGGLNVYVAQIARRLASRGIDVDVFTRATRRDLPPQQRLAPGVTVRNVVAGPLEPLPKDELPVHLCAFTAAVLRAEAMREPGWYDVIHSHYWLSGEVGRVASQRWGVPLVHTMHTLAKVKNAALAEGDVPEPGRRVIGEADVVAAADRLVTNTWTEARQLVDLYGAEPDRIRVVPPGVETAIFRPGDSARARRRLGLPIDGCVVLFVGRLQPLKGPDIAVRAAAEFLSTHPGMRSTFRLVIVGGPSGSRSTEPERLRALAADLGVADAVIFAPPMPPDRLVEFYRAATVTIVPSHSESFGLVALESQACGTPVVAARVGGLTTAVRDGESGLLVDGHDPARYAGAIGRLLDPGLRAELVRGAVAHAMRFHWDNTVEGILGVYRDALAERRTAATQRLASRVG, encoded by the coding sequence GTGCCGCGTTGGCTGTCGGCTCCCGAGCATGCACGGCACCGCACGGTCGCTGCTTCGGCGGGTGCTCCGTGGACGCCGCGACGCGTCGCGATGATCGCCGTCCACACCTCGCCGCTGGAGATCCCTGGGTGTGGCGATGCCGGCGGCCTCAACGTGTACGTGGCGCAAATCGCCCGGCGGTTGGCATCCCGCGGTATTGACGTTGACGTGTTCACCCGGGCCACCCGGCGGGACCTACCGCCGCAGCAACGACTCGCTCCGGGGGTCACCGTCCGCAATGTCGTCGCCGGGCCGTTGGAACCGCTGCCCAAAGACGAGCTTCCGGTGCATCTGTGTGCGTTCACCGCCGCGGTGCTTCGTGCGGAGGCGATGCGTGAACCCGGCTGGTACGACGTCATCCACTCCCATTACTGGCTCTCCGGTGAGGTTGGCCGGGTGGCGAGCCAGCGGTGGGGGGTGCCCCTCGTCCACACCATGCACACCTTGGCGAAAGTCAAGAACGCCGCGCTCGCCGAAGGCGATGTGCCGGAACCGGGCCGACGTGTCATCGGAGAAGCCGACGTTGTCGCCGCCGCGGATCGGCTGGTGACTAACACCTGGACTGAGGCGAGGCAGCTCGTTGACCTTTACGGCGCCGAGCCCGATCGGATCCGCGTGGTACCGCCCGGCGTCGAAACGGCGATCTTCCGGCCCGGTGACAGCGCCCGGGCTCGCCGTCGGCTGGGCCTTCCCATCGACGGGTGCGTCGTCTTGTTCGTGGGACGCCTCCAACCGCTCAAAGGGCCGGACATCGCGGTTCGCGCCGCAGCCGAATTTCTCTCCACCCATCCGGGAATGCGTTCGACGTTCCGCCTCGTCATTGTGGGAGGTCCGAGCGGGTCGCGCAGCACGGAGCCGGAACGGTTGCGCGCGCTCGCTGCCGATCTCGGGGTTGCCGATGCCGTCATTTTCGCCCCTCCGATGCCGCCGGATAGGCTCGTCGAGTTCTATCGCGCCGCGACGGTGACGATTGTTCCGTCCCACAGCGAATCGTTTGGCTTGGTGGCACTGGAATCGCAAGCCTGCGGCACGCCGGTGGTGGCCGCCCGGGTCGGCGGTCTGACGACGGCGGTGCGGGACGGCGAGAGCGGTCTGCTCGTCGACGGCCACGACCCCGCGAGGTACGCCGGCGCAATCGGCCGCCTTCTCGACCCGGGTCTGCGGGCCGAGCTCGTCCGCGGCGCGGTCGCTCACGCCATGCGGTTTCACTGGGACAACACCGTCGAGGGCATTCTGGGCGTGTACCGGGATGCCCTGGCTGAGCGCCGGACCGCGGCGACACAGCGGCTGGCGAGCCGCGTGGGCTAG
- a CDS encoding response regulator, whose protein sequence is MTQLLVIEDEESFSETLAYMLRREGFVVHTAGSGTEGLELFERQGADLVLLDLMLPGLSGTDVCRRLRERSNVPIIMLTARDSEVDKVVGLELGADDYVTKPFSSRELVARIRAVLRRRDGGGDEQRTTVLEAGPVRIDIDRHVVLVRGAPVHLPLREFELLEMLVRHAGRVLTRQQLIDRIWGGDYVGDTKTLDVHVKRLRSRIEDDPSEPRHLVTVRGVGYKFEP, encoded by the coding sequence GTGACACAGCTGCTTGTCATCGAGGACGAGGAGTCATTCTCCGAGACTCTGGCGTACATGCTTCGCCGTGAAGGATTCGTCGTCCACACGGCAGGCTCGGGAACGGAGGGGCTGGAACTCTTTGAGCGGCAGGGCGCCGATCTCGTCCTGCTCGACCTCATGCTTCCCGGGCTGTCCGGGACAGATGTCTGCCGTCGGCTGCGGGAGCGCAGCAACGTTCCCATCATCATGCTGACTGCTCGGGACAGTGAGGTCGACAAGGTGGTCGGTCTCGAGCTCGGGGCCGATGACTACGTGACCAAGCCTTTCTCGTCGCGCGAGCTGGTAGCCCGAATTCGCGCCGTGCTCCGACGTCGGGACGGTGGCGGTGACGAACAGCGGACGACGGTCCTCGAGGCGGGTCCGGTCCGGATCGACATTGACCGGCACGTCGTACTGGTACGCGGCGCTCCCGTGCATCTTCCGCTCCGGGAGTTTGAGCTCCTCGAGATGCTGGTGCGTCACGCCGGACGGGTGCTCACCCGGCAACAGCTCATCGATCGGATCTGGGGCGGCGATTACGTCGGTGACACGAAAACCCTGGATGTCCATGTCAAGCGGCTGCGCAGCCGCATCGAAGACGACCCTTCCGAACCGCGGCACTTAGTGACCGTTCGCGGAGTTGGATACAAATTCGAGCCGTAA
- a CDS encoding DUF6458 family protein → MGIGAAIFLMAVGAILTFAVHTSVSGVSVQTIGIILMVAGAIGLITVLTVFAPRRRTRIIETTPTTAREHIIEREDTY, encoded by the coding sequence ATGGGTATCGGCGCAGCGATATTCCTGATGGCTGTCGGCGCCATCCTGACCTTCGCCGTCCACACGTCGGTCAGTGGCGTCTCCGTACAGACCATCGGAATAATCTTGATGGTGGCGGGCGCCATCGGACTCATCACGGTGCTCACCGTCTTCGCACCGCGACGTCGGACCCGCATCATCGAAACAACGCCGACGACGGCGCGTGAACACATCATCGAACGAGAGGACACGTACTAG
- a CDS encoding CarD family transcriptional regulator: protein MTFKVGETVVYPHHGAALIEAIETRVINGQEKTYLVLKVAQGDLTVRVPAENAEFVGVRDVVSQDGLDRVFEVLRAPHTEEPTNWSRRYKANLEKLASGDVNKVAEVVRDLWRRDRDRGLSAGEKRMLAKARQILVSELALAEGTNEDKAEAILDEVLGS from the coding sequence ATGACTTTCAAGGTTGGCGAGACGGTCGTCTACCCCCACCACGGGGCCGCACTGATCGAAGCAATCGAAACGCGGGTCATTAACGGCCAGGAGAAGACGTATCTGGTCTTGAAGGTCGCCCAGGGTGACCTTACCGTCCGCGTTCCTGCGGAAAATGCCGAATTCGTCGGGGTTCGCGACGTGGTGAGCCAAGACGGTCTTGACCGTGTCTTCGAAGTGCTTCGCGCTCCCCACACCGAGGAGCCGACCAACTGGTCCCGCCGGTACAAGGCCAACCTGGAGAAGCTTGCCTCGGGCGACGTCAACAAGGTCGCGGAGGTTGTCCGAGATCTCTGGCGTCGTGATCGAGACCGTGGACTTTCGGCTGGCGAGAAGCGGATGCTCGCGAAGGCGCGGCAGATTCTTGTCAGCGAACTTGCGCTGGCCGAAGGCACGAACGAAGACAAGGCTGAGGCGATCCTCGACGAGGTGCTCGGTTCCTAG
- a CDS encoding helix-turn-helix domain-containing protein, with the protein MAINGVPCHYAGMEHIPFLRRGQRLSGRERLDVGYYLLQRYRDGKSIREICRETGYSIGRVRRLLIDAGVQFRRRGGARRRPATETGS; encoded by the coding sequence GTGGCGATCAACGGCGTTCCGTGTCACTATGCCGGAATGGAGCACATTCCCTTCCTTCGTCGTGGGCAGCGTCTCTCCGGTCGGGAGCGTCTCGACGTCGGGTACTACCTCCTGCAGCGGTACCGCGACGGCAAGAGCATTCGCGAAATCTGCCGCGAAACCGGATACAGCATCGGCCGGGTCCGCCGATTGCTCATCGATGCGGGTGTGCAGTTCCGCCGCAGGGGTGGCGCACGCCGGCGTCCGGCCACGGAGACCGGCTCCTGA
- the cysS gene encoding cysteine--tRNA ligase, giving the protein MPLRLHDTRSRGLREFQPADPPRVTMYVCGATVQAPPHIGHLRSGLVFDVLVRWLAVHGYDVVFCRNVTDIDDKILRVAAAEGIPWWQVAYRNYRLFDSAYRLLGCVPPTVEPWATGHIPQIIALIRRLIDAGHAYPAGGDVYFAVRSFPAYGGLSGRDPDALQAGESDGVHKRDPLDFALWKGAKPGEPSWESPWGPGRPGWHIECSAMSTTYLGSTFDIHGGGLDLLFPHHENECAQSQAAGDGFARYWLHNGLVTLRGEKMSKSLGNVLSMDQLLELVRPIELRYYLIGAHYRSTLDFSEESLEEAAAAYRRIEGFLLRAQELVGELPAADPQTGLIDRLPPEFVAALDDDLAVPRALAVMHSVVRQGNAALAETDKTAVRRFLGEVTAMLDVMGLRPPDDGSRLDALRRVVDNLARLVLDEREAARQRRDFATADALRARLTDAGIVVEDTPSGPRWHLRDLDLP; this is encoded by the coding sequence GTGCCGCTCCGTCTGCACGACACCCGTTCGCGAGGGCTGCGGGAATTCCAACCCGCGGATCCGCCCCGCGTGACCATGTATGTCTGCGGTGCCACGGTGCAAGCCCCGCCGCACATCGGGCATCTGCGTTCGGGCTTGGTCTTTGACGTCCTCGTCCGATGGCTTGCCGTGCATGGCTACGACGTCGTCTTCTGCCGGAATGTGACCGATATTGACGACAAGATTCTGCGGGTCGCGGCCGCGGAGGGAATTCCGTGGTGGCAGGTCGCGTACCGGAATTACCGCCTCTTTGATTCGGCTTATCGTCTGCTCGGTTGCGTACCGCCGACCGTCGAACCGTGGGCCACCGGCCATATTCCGCAAATCATCGCGCTGATTCGCCGCCTGATCGACGCCGGTCACGCGTACCCCGCCGGCGGGGATGTGTATTTCGCGGTACGCTCCTTTCCCGCGTACGGCGGGCTCTCCGGACGGGATCCGGACGCGCTGCAGGCCGGCGAGTCTGACGGCGTCCACAAGCGGGATCCGTTGGATTTTGCGCTGTGGAAGGGTGCCAAGCCGGGCGAACCGTCATGGGAGAGTCCGTGGGGACCTGGACGGCCCGGCTGGCACATCGAATGCTCGGCGATGTCCACGACGTATCTGGGTTCGACTTTCGACATTCACGGCGGCGGGCTGGACCTCCTCTTCCCGCACCATGAGAATGAATGCGCGCAGTCGCAGGCGGCGGGTGATGGTTTCGCGCGCTACTGGCTGCATAACGGTCTGGTGACGCTGCGCGGCGAAAAGATGAGCAAGTCGCTTGGCAACGTGCTGTCGATGGACCAGTTGCTCGAACTCGTCCGCCCGATTGAGCTGAGATATTACCTCATCGGCGCGCATTACCGCTCGACGCTCGATTTTTCGGAAGAGTCGCTGGAAGAGGCAGCCGCCGCGTATCGGCGTATCGAGGGTTTTCTCCTGCGCGCCCAGGAGTTGGTGGGTGAATTACCGGCTGCCGACCCGCAGACGGGTCTCATCGACCGGCTGCCGCCCGAATTCGTTGCCGCGCTTGACGATGACCTCGCGGTGCCGCGTGCGCTTGCCGTCATGCATTCGGTCGTCCGGCAAGGAAACGCGGCCTTGGCGGAGACAGACAAGACGGCGGTCCGCCGGTTTCTCGGCGAGGTGACCGCAATGCTTGACGTCATGGGTCTCCGCCCACCGGACGACGGATCCCGGCTGGACGCTCTGCGGCGCGTTGTCGACAATCTCGCGCGGCTGGTCCTGGACGAACGGGAAGCGGCTCGGCAACGGCGGGATTTTGCCACTGCTGATGCGCTGCGTGCGCGGTTGACCGACGCGGGAATTGTGGTCGAGGATACGCCAAGCGGTCCGCGATGGCACCTTCGCGACCTTGACCTGCCGTGA
- a CDS encoding PIN/TRAM domain-containing protein — protein MRSGANRSPKTPSGVVEVLRLLVVAFFAGVGYEAARAVGDSHNVLGPFNGAAIGIIVGSGLGYVLGGVLGRTAISAVSRTEEALRGVSAEHLVAGVFGGMLGVAVGAGLAWPVFLVLKPLFALPLFGFAVAVVGLLGYRLGSARRDDMLRIFAIRAGLRPKAVPTAALPRLLDTSVAIDGRIVDVVRAGFLHGTLLVPTAVLGELQALADAADDLRRAKGRRGLQTLETLAHEPDVDIQILEDDLPTVPDVDAKLVRLALDGDYALLTLDTNLARVAALAGVHVMNLHALALALRPPVVAGEDVVVHLLRPGKEPGQAVGYLDDGTMVVAERCRDRIGQEVTVRVTSVLTTANGRMVFGHPASHSPNGALHATDSQSAAIRDGVT, from the coding sequence ATGCGGTCCGGTGCCAACCGTTCACCGAAGACGCCGAGTGGCGTGGTCGAGGTGCTGCGGCTTCTTGTCGTCGCGTTCTTCGCCGGAGTCGGGTACGAAGCCGCGCGGGCTGTCGGGGACTCGCATAACGTCCTTGGGCCGTTCAACGGCGCAGCCATCGGCATCATCGTCGGCTCCGGACTCGGCTACGTGCTCGGCGGCGTGCTCGGCCGCACCGCGATTTCCGCGGTAAGCCGGACCGAGGAGGCGCTCCGGGGGGTGTCGGCCGAGCACCTGGTGGCCGGCGTCTTCGGCGGCATGCTCGGAGTCGCGGTCGGCGCCGGACTGGCGTGGCCGGTCTTCCTCGTCCTCAAGCCGCTCTTCGCGTTGCCGCTCTTCGGCTTCGCGGTTGCGGTTGTTGGACTGCTCGGCTACCGGCTCGGATCGGCGCGCCGCGACGACATGCTCCGAATCTTCGCCATCCGGGCGGGCCTCCGGCCGAAGGCCGTGCCGACTGCCGCCCTGCCGCGACTCCTGGACACCTCGGTAGCGATCGACGGCCGGATCGTGGACGTCGTCCGCGCTGGTTTCCTGCACGGCACCCTGCTGGTGCCCACCGCTGTGCTCGGTGAACTGCAGGCGCTCGCCGACGCCGCCGATGACCTGCGCCGGGCGAAGGGCCGCCGGGGTCTGCAGACCCTCGAAACGCTGGCGCATGAGCCGGACGTCGACATCCAGATCCTGGAGGACGACCTGCCGACCGTTCCGGACGTCGACGCAAAGCTGGTTCGGCTTGCACTGGATGGGGATTACGCCCTGCTCACGCTGGACACCAACCTTGCGCGGGTCGCCGCGCTTGCCGGGGTGCACGTCATGAATCTGCACGCGCTCGCGTTGGCCCTGCGGCCGCCGGTGGTCGCGGGTGAAGATGTCGTCGTGCACTTGCTTCGGCCGGGAAAGGAACCGGGCCAAGCCGTCGGCTATCTGGACGACGGGACGATGGTCGTGGCCGAGCGGTGCCGTGATCGGATCGGCCAGGAGGTCACCGTGCGGGTCACGAGCGTCCTGACGACCGCGAACGGCCGCATGGTCTTCGGGCATCCCGCGTCGCACTCGCCGAACGGCGCTCTCCACGCCACCGACAGTCAGTCCGCGGCCATCCGGGACGGCGTCACGTGA